One segment of Cutaneotrichosporon cavernicola HIS019 DNA, chromosome: 4 DNA contains the following:
- a CDS encoding uncharacterized protein (Ribosomal protein S18), with amino-acid sequence MAFRQLRSVRALHTTPLARQSAAEITSDFLARLTADSNGRNAGQSQANTAARGMIGSVGLRHSASEDGRRQFRPNEFAEPHVFKESDLYPTQKPRPKAPLLGPSKRVAKQIDPFFIRKSNALDHSVNPLMSMAFIDSFGRIKGRNETGLTWRSQKMVGKMVRRARAMGVIPHWANRPAPGGLGERDFNRFRGSRN; translated from the exons ATGGCTTTCAGGCAACTGCGCAGCGTGCGCGCCCTCCACACGACTCCTCTCGCGCGCCAGTCAGCTGCCGAGATTACCTCCGACTTCCTCGCCCGTCTCACCGCCGACTCGAACGGCCGGAACGCCGGTCAGTCGCAGGCCAACACGGCTGCGCGCGGCATGATCGGCTCGGTTGGGTTGCGGCAcagcgcgagcgaggacggccgTAGGCAGTTCCGTCCTAACGAG TTTGCCGAGCCTCATGTCTTCAAGGAGTCCGACCTCTACCCGACGCAGAAGCCGCGCCCCAAGGctcctctcctcggcccgtCGAAGCGCGTCGCCAAGCAGATTGACCCCTTCTTCATCCGCAAGTCCAACGCGCTCGACCACTCCGTCAACCCCCTCATGAGCATGGCGTTCATCGACTCGTTCGGCCGTATCAAGGGCCGCAATGAGACCGGCCTCACCTGGCGCTCGCAGAAGATGGTCGGCAAGATGGTGCGCCGTGCGCGTGCGATGGGTGTCATCCCTCACTGGGCCAACCGCCCAGCACCTGGCGGACTGGGAGAGCGCGACTTTAACCGCTTCAGGGGCTCGAGGAACTAG
- the DGA1 gene encoding uncharacterized protein (diacylglycerol): protein MSKLIDPIASVEDDTKSPVSVPSSPKDSPRTPIVALKHKHEDKPLSRSSSLLDMLHLKDVHIPTPPAVKFAPLNVPRHRRLQTAVVATWAFMIPICLTVFYGSLIFSKWLRPLAVAYAIWFVLFDRAWVHRGGRRQEWIRRSAFWKNFAAYYPITTVKEADLPADGKYVFGYHPHGIISMGAACTFATESTGFSELFPGVVCHLLTLDANFWIPFYRDILMGMGLSSVSKRSCRSILKMGRSICIVIGGASESLYAYPGTNDLTLKKRLGFIKIAIREGASLVPVYGFGENDIYELLPNEKGTMTYRFQKWFQSTFGFTVPLFHGRSVFTYNYGLMPYRRPVTVVVGSPIAVKQIDKPTDEEVQAVHKEYIEALQALWDKYKDKYAKDRKSELKLVD from the exons ATGTCAAAGCTCATCGACCCCATCGCCTcagtcgaggacgacacAAAATCGCCGGTCAGCGTACCCTCGTCTCCCAAGGACAGCCCGCGCACGCCGATTGTTGCCCTCAAGCACAAGCATGAGGACAAGCCTCTGAGCAGATCCTCTagcctcctcgacatgcTCCACCTCAAGGACGTGCACATTCCCACCCCTCCAGCTGTCAA ATTCGCACCGCTCAATGTGCCCCGGCACCGGCGACTGCAGACGGCTGTAGTCGCGACCTGGGCATTCATGATCCCCATCTGCCTGACGGTGTTCTACGGGAGTTTGATCTTCTCCAAGTGGCTGCGACCCCTCGCAGTTGCGTACGCCATCTGGTTCGTCCTGTTTGACCGCGCGTGGGTCCACCGCGGTGGACGGAGGCAGGAGTGGATCCGCCGCTCCGCGTTCTGGAAGAACTTTGCTG cctACTATCCCATCACAAcggtcaaggaggccgaTCTCCCTGCAGACGGCAAATACGTCTTCGGGTACCACCCTCACGGCATCATCAGCATGGGTGCTGCGTGCACGTTTGCAACCGAATCGACGGGCTTCTCGGAGTTGTTCCCCGGCGTCGTCTGCCATCTCCTTACGCTTG ACGCCAACTTCTGGATCCCATTCTACCGCGACATCCTCATGGGCATGGGCCTCTCGTCCGTCAGCAAGCGCAGCTGCCGCTCGATCCTCAAGATGGGCCGCAGCATCTGCATTGTCATCGGTGGCGCTTCCGAGTCACTCTACGCATACCCTGGCACAAATGACTTAAcgctcaagaagcgccTTGGCTTCATCAAGATTGCGATCCGCGAGGGCGCCAGCCTCGTGCCCGTGTACGGCTTTGGCGAGAACGACATCTACGAGCTCCTGCCAAACGAGAAGGGCACAATGACGTACCGTTTCCAGAAGTGGTTCCAGAGCACGTTTGGCTTCACGGTTCCCTTGTTCCACGGCCGCAGTGTGTTCACGTACAATTACGGGCTGATGCCCTACCGCCGGCCAGTGAcagtcgtcgtcggctcGCCCATCGCCGTCAAGCAGATTGACAAGCcgaccgacgaggaggtgcaAGCCGTGCACAAGGAGTAcatcgaggcgctgcaggCCCTCTGGGACAAGTACAAGGACAAGTACGCCAAGGACCGCAAGAGCGAactcaagctcgtcgactAA
- a CDS encoding uncharacterized protein (Aldehyde dehydrogenase family) has translation MTASTTLDWTSYHNTINGQAAKTAKTRHGINPATEEALPEVPVAGQDDVDAAVEAARAAFPAWSKTSWDEREALLNKLVDAVEANQAGFVDMIVKETGKGVSTAGMEFASTIKFGRALAALRVEDKVLVDSAEMTGTLRHVSLGVGAAIVPWNWPLLLCTIKITSGLITGNCVIVKPSPFTPYSNLKLVELASGIFPPGVIQALSGGDDLGPMLTEHPDIDKVSFTGSSFTGKKVMASCARTLKRVTLELGGNDVAIVCDDADLAKAVPTVATMAFLGSGQICMDIKRIYVHEKVYEPFKAALIDFAKSIKMGNPEDPTTLVGPIQNAMQYGKVQEMFSEIKKQGWNAIVGGELDARTVQPKGYYMHPTIIDNPPEESRIVQEEPFGPIVPLLKWSDEEDVLARANVSKMGLGGSVWSKDTERAVRLAQRLECGTSWVNCHFHLDPNVPFGGAKSSGLGRELGVTGLEGWMEPQSLWVSKA, from the exons ATGACAGCATCTACCACTCTCGACTGGACT TCGTACCACAACACCATCAACGGCCAGGCCGCCAAGACGGCCAAGACGCGCCATGGCATCAACCccgcgaccgaggaggcTCTCCCCGAGGTCCCCGTTGCTGGGCAGGATGATGTCGATGCggctgtcgaggccgcccgCGCTGCTTTCCCGGCGTGGAGCAAGACGTCGTgggacgagcgcgaggcgctgctgAACAAActtgtcgacgccgtcgaaGCGAACCAGGCCGGCTTTGTCGACATGATCGTCAAGGAGACTGGAAAGGGCGTCTCGACTGCGGGCATGGAGTTCGCCAGCACCATCAAGTTTGGCCGCGCGCTTGCGGCACTCcgtgtcgaggacaaggtgCTCGTCGACAGCGCCGAGATGACCGGCACCCTGCGCCACGTGTCCCTTGGTGTTGGTGCCGCAATTGTCCCTTGGAATTGGCCCCTGCTCCTTTGCACGATCAAGATTACGAGCGGTCTCATCACGGGCAACTGTGTCATCGTCAAGCCTTCGCCGTTCACACCTTACTCGAACCTcaagcttgtcgagctggcTTCGGGCATCTTCCCACCGGGCGTCATCCAGGCTCTtagcggcggcgacgacctcggACCCATGCTCACCGAGCACCCTGACATTGACAAGGTGTCGTTTACGGGCTCGTCGTTCACGGGTAAGAAGGTCATGGCTTCGTGCGCCCGCACCCTTAAGCGTGTGaccctcgagctcggcggcaacgACGTCGCAATCGTCTGCGACGATGCCGACTTGGCCAAGGCTGTGCCCACTGTCGCCACGATGGCGTTCCTTGGTTCGGGTCAGATCTGCATGGACATCAAGCGCATCTACGTTCACGAGAAGGTGTATGAGCCCTTCAAGGCCGCCCTCATCGACTTTGCCAAGTCCATCAAGATGGGCAATCCCGAGGACCCGACCACGCTCGTCGGCCCCATCCAGAACGCCATGCAGTACGGCAAGGTGCAGGAGATGTTCAGCGAGATCAAGAAGCAGGGCTGGAACGCcatcgtcggcggcgagctcgacgcccgcACCGTGCAGCCAAAGGGCTACTACATGCACCCGACTATCATCGACAACCCTCCCGAGGAGTCTCGCATCGTCCAGGAGGAGCCATTCGGCCCCATCGTTCCGCTCCTCAAGtggagcgacgaggaggacgtgcTTGCACGTGCCAACGTGTCCAAGATGGGCCTCGGTGGTTCCGTCTGGAGCAAGGACACGGAGCGTGCGGTTCGTCTTgcccagcgcctcgagtgTGGCACATCCTGGGTCAACTGCCACTTCCATCTCGATCCGAATGTTCCGTTTGGCGGCGCCAAGTCTAGTGGTCTGGGccgtgagctcggcgtcaccGGCCTTGAGGGCTGGATGGAGCCCCAGAGTCTGTGGGTCAGCAAGGCGTGA